In the genome of Phycisphaerae bacterium, one region contains:
- a CDS encoding MFS transporter produces MSDAVTQSVSFLGRFTVLKGAARELWITFAIKLLGIIAYSVMNTTFVLWLSYDLGYSDEHAGYWVGAWSALMTLLTVLVGSLTDAIGLRKAFLLGVIVCVGARAVMTFTAIPWVALGAGLLPLALGEALGTPVLVAAIRRYSTTAQRSISFSIFYAMMNVGFLIASYIFDYVREGLGEHGRFTLPLVGIELTSYRTLFLISLIVEILMLPIVWLIREGVEATDEGVKITPGERKGPHENVLSALILMIRDTLRESARIFAGLWRQSGFYKFLAFLALAAFVRLIFIQMYYTYPKFGIRELGEGAAVGRLWAINPFLIIFLVPLVGAISQRISAYRMVSIGSAIAAASVFIMAMPPAWFQPLADGRLGHLIANTWLGGGSRFTPDDFLDLPSLTRRFASASDPASLAVSESFSEATRALLHRRVAVADRISRSTQHPSSALLIAADIADPDSFVARLQKDPEPATRPVSDYLWGRFPAAQRQKMTDANLPPTKRIAVLLEELNRVLKDESFCEKHRDVFRAIQLSEATRALLKLDPRGSEDVLSNLSVLQNRLLLEDAYPSHIAASDHPLRAALAHDLSRMIRKSTVHIRFADGRQLAATRPVLEDVFSVEIARNRVGVPGSVSPWYVMIFLFIVLLSLGESIYSPRLYEYAACIAPKGQEASYMALSYLPFFLAKLFVATFSGVLLARYCPEAGDRHSGTLWLIIALITTIAPVGLVTLRRWIRVPEAGRGD; encoded by the coding sequence ATGAGCGATGCTGTGACCCAAAGCGTCAGTTTCCTTGGTCGGTTCACCGTCCTGAAGGGCGCGGCTCGCGAATTGTGGATCACCTTCGCCATCAAACTGTTGGGCATAATCGCCTACAGCGTCATGAACACGACATTCGTCCTCTGGTTGTCGTACGACCTTGGCTACAGCGATGAGCACGCCGGATATTGGGTGGGAGCGTGGTCGGCGCTGATGACGCTGCTCACCGTGCTGGTCGGCTCTCTGACCGACGCGATCGGTCTCCGCAAAGCCTTCCTGCTCGGCGTCATCGTCTGCGTAGGAGCCCGGGCGGTCATGACATTCACGGCCATCCCGTGGGTGGCCCTGGGAGCCGGTTTGCTTCCGCTGGCTCTCGGCGAGGCCTTGGGCACACCTGTGCTGGTGGCCGCTATCCGCCGATACTCCACTACCGCTCAGCGATCGATTTCGTTCTCGATCTTCTACGCAATGATGAACGTCGGCTTTCTTATCGCAAGCTATATTTTCGACTACGTCCGCGAAGGACTCGGTGAGCATGGCCGGTTTACCCTGCCGCTGGTCGGAATCGAGCTGACGTCCTACCGCACGCTCTTCCTCATCAGCCTTATCGTCGAGATCCTCATGCTGCCCATCGTCTGGCTTATACGCGAGGGCGTCGAAGCCACCGACGAAGGTGTGAAGATAACTCCCGGAGAACGAAAGGGCCCGCACGAAAACGTGCTGTCCGCCCTGATACTCATGATTCGGGACACCTTGCGCGAAAGCGCCCGGATCTTTGCGGGCCTGTGGCGGCAGTCAGGTTTCTATAAGTTTCTCGCTTTCCTGGCATTGGCCGCCTTCGTCCGGCTGATCTTCATTCAGATGTACTACACCTATCCCAAGTTCGGCATCCGCGAACTTGGCGAAGGAGCGGCAGTCGGGCGTCTCTGGGCCATCAACCCGTTTCTCATCATCTTCCTTGTCCCTCTTGTCGGCGCGATCTCTCAGCGAATCTCCGCATACAGAATGGTCTCCATCGGCAGCGCCATCGCCGCCGCGTCGGTGTTCATCATGGCCATGCCCCCCGCGTGGTTCCAGCCTCTCGCGGATGGGCGATTGGGTCATCTGATCGCAAACACCTGGCTCGGAGGCGGTTCACGCTTCACGCCTGACGATTTCCTCGACCTCCCGTCGCTGACCCGCAGGTTTGCCTCTGCTTCCGATCCCGCATCCCTTGCCGTGAGCGAATCGTTCTCGGAGGCAACAAGAGCCCTGCTTCATCGGCGGGTTGCGGTGGCTGACAGAATATCCCGGTCGACTCAACATCCAAGTTCCGCGCTCTTGATTGCGGCCGACATTGCCGATCCTGACTCCTTCGTGGCGAGGTTGCAGAAGGATCCGGAGCCGGCAACCAGGCCCGTCTCGGACTACCTGTGGGGACGGTTCCCCGCCGCCCAGAGGCAGAAAATGACCGATGCGAATCTGCCCCCCACGAAAAGAATCGCTGTGTTGTTGGAGGAGTTGAACCGGGTACTGAAAGACGAGTCCTTCTGCGAAAAACATCGCGACGTGTTCCGCGCTATTCAGTTGTCGGAAGCGACGCGAGCTTTGCTGAAGCTCGACCCCCGTGGCTCGGAGGATGTCCTCTCCAATCTGTCAGTACTCCAGAATCGACTTTTGCTCGAGGATGCATACCCGTCGCACATCGCCGCGAGCGACCATCCGTTGCGGGCGGCGCTCGCACATGATCTGTCGCGGATGATCCGCAAGAGTACCGTTCACATCCGGTTTGCTGACGGACGGCAACTCGCCGCCACACGGCCTGTGCTGGAGGATGTCTTCTCCGTCGAGATTGCGAGGAATCGGGTTGGAGTCCCCGGTAGCGTCAGCCCTTGGTACGTCATGATTTTTCTCTTCATCGTTCTGCTCTCGCTCGGCGAGTCCATCTATTCGCCGCGGCTCTACGAGTACGCAGCTTGCATCGCGCCCAAAGGACAGGAAGCCTCCTACATGGCTCTGTCGTATCTTCCTTTCTTTCTGGCCAAGCTCTTCGTGGCCACGTTCTCTGGCGTTCTGCTTGCCCGTTATTGTCCCGAAGCAGGCGACAGGCATTCCGGTACACTCTGGCTGATCATCGCATTGATAACTACAATCGCGCCGGTCGGTTTGGTAACACTGCGCCGATGGATCCGGGTTCCCGAGGCCGGGCGCGGCGATTGA
- a CDS encoding Gfo/Idh/MocA family oxidoreductase, with amino-acid sequence MRFSRLCALPVMLAWCGRTTVPAAAAATSIPPTDKVKIGVIGLVHGHVYGFLEDAVRRTDVEIVGLAEPREELLRRYGERHKFPESIRFKDLDQMLDTARPQAAAVFTDTLEHRRVVQACAPRGIHVMMEKPLATTMEHARAIEKAAREGRIHVVVNYETTWYPNTQAAYQLVSKQGRIGPIRKIVAHDGHQGPKEIGMPREFMEWLTDPVRNGGGALFDFGCYGANLATYLMGEQRPLSVTAVTQKLKSDPVYERVDDEATIVLTYPTAQVIIQASWNWPFNRKDIEIYGEQGQYLTVERDMYRMRTLHAAETLNKAEPIAAPMQDSISYLAAVVRGEVLPSGPSSLKVNMIATEILDAARRSAEHGVTIPLPDVMP; translated from the coding sequence ATGAGATTCTCCAGGCTTTGCGCCTTGCCGGTCATGCTCGCATGGTGTGGGCGAACCACCGTGCCGGCCGCTGCCGCCGCCACCTCGATCCCCCCGACAGACAAGGTCAAAATCGGCGTCATCGGTCTTGTCCACGGCCACGTCTACGGTTTTCTGGAGGATGCGGTCAGGCGAACCGATGTCGAGATCGTCGGCTTGGCTGAGCCTCGCGAGGAACTGCTTCGCCGCTACGGCGAGAGGCACAAGTTCCCCGAGTCGATCCGATTCAAAGACCTGGATCAGATGCTGGATACTGCCCGGCCGCAGGCGGCGGCCGTGTTCACCGACACGCTCGAGCATCGCAGGGTCGTCCAAGCATGTGCCCCGCGCGGCATTCACGTCATGATGGAAAAGCCCCTCGCGACCACGATGGAACACGCCCGGGCGATCGAGAAAGCCGCCCGCGAGGGCAGGATCCACGTTGTCGTCAACTACGAAACGACATGGTATCCGAATACCCAGGCCGCATACCAGTTGGTCTCCAAACAGGGACGAATCGGCCCTATCCGTAAGATCGTGGCCCACGATGGGCACCAAGGCCCCAAAGAGATCGGGATGCCCAGGGAGTTCATGGAGTGGCTCACCGACCCCGTCCGCAACGGCGGGGGGGCGTTGTTCGATTTCGGCTGCTACGGGGCGAACCTGGCAACCTATCTGATGGGCGAGCAGCGCCCGTTGTCCGTGACCGCCGTGACCCAGAAGCTCAAATCAGACCCCGTGTACGAGCGCGTCGATGACGAAGCCACGATCGTGCTGACCTATCCCACGGCCCAAGTGATCATCCAGGCCTCGTGGAACTGGCCCTTCAACCGCAAGGACATCGAGATCTACGGAGAACAGGGGCAATATCTGACGGTCGAAAGAGATATGTACAGGATGAGAACACTTCATGCAGCCGAAACGCTGAACAAGGCCGAGCCGATCGCCGCCCCGATGCAAGACTCCATCTCTTACCTTGCGGCCGTTGTCCGAGGTGAGGTCTTGCCCTCCGGTCCCTCCTCACTGAAGGTCAACATGATCGCCACCGAGATCCTCGACGCCGCCCGACGTTCCGCCGAGCATGGGGTTACCATCCCTCTGCCGGACGTGATGCCGTAG